Proteins from a single region of Oncorhynchus tshawytscha isolate Ot180627B linkage group LG03, Otsh_v2.0, whole genome shotgun sequence:
- the LOC112229936 gene encoding septin-7 isoform X1, protein MAQQKNLEGYVGFASLPNQVYRKSVKRGFEFTLMVVGESGLGKSTLINSLFLTDLYSSEYPGPSHRVKKTVQVEQSKVLVKEGGVQLLLTIVDTPGFGDAVDNSNCWQPVIDHIDSKFEDFLNCESRVNRRLMPDSRVQCCLYFIAPSGHGLKPLDIEFMKRLHEKVNVIPLIAKADTLTPEECQRFKKQIMREILEHKIQIYEFPETDDEEENKLVKKIKDRLPLAVVGSNTIIEVNGKRTRGRQYPWGVAEVENGDHCDFTILRDMLIRTHMQDLKDVTNNVHYENYRSRKLAAVTYNGQDNNRVKGQQSTKHDTGEGMSPLAQMEEERREHVAKMKKMEMEMEQVFEMKVKEKIQKLKDSEAELSRRHDQMKKNLEAQHKELEEKRRQFEDDRANWETNQRLEQQRLDASRTLEKNKKKGKIF, encoded by the exons GTGAATCGGGATTGGGCAAGTCCACGTTGATCAACTCTCTGTTCCTAACAGATTTGTACTCGTCAGAATACCCTGGGCCTTCGCACAGAGTCAAAAAGACTGTACAG GTGGAGCAATCCAAAGTGTTAGTAAAGGAAGGTGGTGTCCAGCTCCTGCTCACAATAGTCGACACCCCAGGATTCGGCGACGCTGTGGACAATAGCAACTG CTGGCAGCCGGTCATTGACCACATAGACAGCAAGTTTGAGGATTTCCTCAACTGTGAGTCGCGGGTGAACAGACGACTGATGCCCGACAGCAGAGTGCAGTGCTGCCTCTACTTCATCGCCCCCTCGGGACACGG ACTGAAGCCTCTGGATATTGAGTTTATGAAACGGTTGCATGAGAAGGTGAACGTCATCCCACTGATTGCAAAAGCAGACACTCTCACCCCAGAGGAGTGCCAACGGTTCAAGAAGCAG ATCATGCGGGAAATCCTGGAGCACAAAATCCAGATCTACGAGTTCCCAGAGACGGATGATGAGGAAGAGAACAAACTGGTGAAGAAGATCAAG GACCGTCTGCCCCTGGCCGTGGTGGGCAGTAACACCATCATCGAGGTGAACGGGAAGAGGACCAGAGGACGACAGTACCCATGGGGAGTGGCAGAAG TTGAGAACGGAGACCACTGTGATTTCACCATCCTACGAGACATGCTCATCAG AACCCACATGCAGGACCTGAAGGACGTGACCAATAACGTCCACTATGAGAACTACCGCAGCAGGAAGCTGGCGGCTGTCACCTACAACGGACAGGACAACAACAGGGTCAAGGGTCAACAGTCGACCAA ACATGACACAGGTGAAGGCAT GAGCCCCCTGGCTCAGATGGAGGAGGAGCGGCGGGAGCACGTGGCCAAGATGAAGAAGATGGAGATGGAAATGGAACAGGTGTTTGAGATGAAGGTCAAGGAGAAGATCCAGAAGCTGAAAGATTCCGAGGCTGAG CTCTCGAGGCGTCATGATCAGATGAAGAAGAATCTGGAGGCCCAGCACAAGGAGCTGGAGGAGAAGAGACGCCAGTTTGAGGATGACCGGGCCAACTGGGAGACCAATCAGCGCCTGGAGCAACAGAGACTGGATGCCTCCAG GACTCTCGAAAAGAACAAAAAGAAGGGGAAGATATTTTAG
- the LOC112229936 gene encoding septin-7 isoform X2, translated as MAQQKNLEGYVGFASLPNQVYRKSVKRGFEFTLMVVGESGLGKSTLINSLFLTDLYSSEYPGPSHRVKKTVQVEQSKVLVKEGGVQLLLTIVDTPGFGDAVDNSNCWQPVIDHIDSKFEDFLNCESRVNRRLMPDSRVQCCLYFIAPSGHGLKPLDIEFMKRLHEKVNVIPLIAKADTLTPEECQRFKKQIMREILEHKIQIYEFPETDDEEENKLVKKIKDRLPLAVVGSNTIIEVNGKRTRGRQYPWGVAEVENGDHCDFTILRDMLIRTHMQDLKDVTNNVHYENYRSRKLAAVTYNGQDNNRVKGQQSTKSPLAQMEEERREHVAKMKKMEMEMEQVFEMKVKEKIQKLKDSEAELSRRHDQMKKNLEAQHKELEEKRRQFEDDRANWETNQRLEQQRLDASRTLEKNKKKGKIF; from the exons GTGAATCGGGATTGGGCAAGTCCACGTTGATCAACTCTCTGTTCCTAACAGATTTGTACTCGTCAGAATACCCTGGGCCTTCGCACAGAGTCAAAAAGACTGTACAG GTGGAGCAATCCAAAGTGTTAGTAAAGGAAGGTGGTGTCCAGCTCCTGCTCACAATAGTCGACACCCCAGGATTCGGCGACGCTGTGGACAATAGCAACTG CTGGCAGCCGGTCATTGACCACATAGACAGCAAGTTTGAGGATTTCCTCAACTGTGAGTCGCGGGTGAACAGACGACTGATGCCCGACAGCAGAGTGCAGTGCTGCCTCTACTTCATCGCCCCCTCGGGACACGG ACTGAAGCCTCTGGATATTGAGTTTATGAAACGGTTGCATGAGAAGGTGAACGTCATCCCACTGATTGCAAAAGCAGACACTCTCACCCCAGAGGAGTGCCAACGGTTCAAGAAGCAG ATCATGCGGGAAATCCTGGAGCACAAAATCCAGATCTACGAGTTCCCAGAGACGGATGATGAGGAAGAGAACAAACTGGTGAAGAAGATCAAG GACCGTCTGCCCCTGGCCGTGGTGGGCAGTAACACCATCATCGAGGTGAACGGGAAGAGGACCAGAGGACGACAGTACCCATGGGGAGTGGCAGAAG TTGAGAACGGAGACCACTGTGATTTCACCATCCTACGAGACATGCTCATCAG AACCCACATGCAGGACCTGAAGGACGTGACCAATAACGTCCACTATGAGAACTACCGCAGCAGGAAGCTGGCGGCTGTCACCTACAACGGACAGGACAACAACAGGGTCAAGGGTCAACAGTCGACCAA GAGCCCCCTGGCTCAGATGGAGGAGGAGCGGCGGGAGCACGTGGCCAAGATGAAGAAGATGGAGATGGAAATGGAACAGGTGTTTGAGATGAAGGTCAAGGAGAAGATCCAGAAGCTGAAAGATTCCGAGGCTGAG CTCTCGAGGCGTCATGATCAGATGAAGAAGAATCTGGAGGCCCAGCACAAGGAGCTGGAGGAGAAGAGACGCCAGTTTGAGGATGACCGGGCCAACTGGGAGACCAATCAGCGCCTGGAGCAACAGAGACTGGATGCCTCCAG GACTCTCGAAAAGAACAAAAAGAAGGGGAAGATATTTTAG